The following proteins come from a genomic window of Miscanthus floridulus cultivar M001 chromosome 2, ASM1932011v1, whole genome shotgun sequence:
- the LOC136539076 gene encoding probable aldo-keto reductase 1, which translates to MGLSGIYNSPVPHDHEDGVALVKAAFGAGVTFIDTADAYGPHTNEVLLGKALKQLPREKVQVATKCGIAGFKLNNICIKGTPEHVRECCEGSLAHLDVEFIDLYYLHRIDQSVPIEETMSELKELVQEGKVKYIGMSEASVDTIRCAHAVHPLTAVQIEWSLWARDIEEDIVPLCRELAIGIVSYSPLGRGIFAGKAVVENLPPNSLLELQN; encoded by the exons ATGGGCCTCTCCGGCATCTATAACTCCCCGGTGCCCCACGACCACGAGGACGGCGTGGCCCTCGTCAAGGCCGCGTTCGGTGCCGGGGTCACCTTCATTGACACCGCCGACGCCTACGGGCCGCACACCAACGAGGTTCTGCTCGGGAAG GCACTGAAGCAGTTGCCCCGCGAGAAGGTGCAAGTGGCCACCAAATGTGGCATTGCAGGATTCAAGTTGAACAACATCTGCATAAAGGGGACACCAGAGCATGTCCGTGAATGCTGCGAAGGCAGCCTCGCACACCTAGATGTCGAATTCATTGACCTCTATTACCTGCACCGCATCGATCAGTCGGTTCCCATAGAGGAAACT ATGAGCGAGCTCAAGGAGCTGGTCCAAGAAGGGAAAGTGAAATACATTGGCATGTCTGAAGCAAGCGTGGATACCATAAGGTGCGCTCATGCTGTTCACCCTCTCACTGCAGTGCAGATAGAATGGTCTCTATGGGCCAGGGATATAGAGGAAGATATAGTGCCACTATGCAG GGAGCTTGCCATTGGAATTGTTTCATACAGTCCGCTTGGTCGGGGTATTTTTGCTGGAAAAGCAGTTGTGGAGAACCTACCACCAAACAGTTTGCTG gaactacaaaactgA